The following proteins come from a genomic window of Malus sylvestris chromosome 4, drMalSylv7.2, whole genome shotgun sequence:
- the LOC126617681 gene encoding protein transport protein SEC16B homolog, producing MASNHPPFQVEDLTDEDFFDKLVEDDLRPSESGPEYGQGNDSDDGKAFANLSIGSSVAVSEDSDHETKTTDENKRFVNPNVGDSAAVSEDSAAKPQTKEEKGAEESNSFVFDSVIESNNAVDNDAVIESNNGAEAVRSQLRLDSTVSKGNESGASGVKEIGWGSFYADSADNGIHGFGSYSDFFSELGDGSGDFPMKVDGSLSTESKTVLNNEDQTAHQEGLNHLVSNEKCQEGQVYGGSEQDQNSTEYWESLYPGWKYDANMGQWYQVDSFDVPANAQGSVGTDDWTTVSDGNKTEVSYFQQTAQSAAGTVTETSTTGSLSNWDQVSQMTNGYPKHMVFNPEYPGWYYDTIAQEWRSLEAYSSSVQSTAQSQNGNSMYGQEYRQDDNYGPQAVVGNQGQDSKWVGSYSKYNQHASNMWQAQTAAKSEGFSGFSGNQKQSNSFGSTVNTDQYMSLNSFGAVPLYNKASQGHGSAKETVGFQSFIPAGNFSQQFNQGNAKMSEQIQFSDDYYGAQKPLSYSQQPVNYSQPPFQSGNQFSYAPSVGRSSAGRPPHALVTFGFGGKLILMKDNSSLRNPSYGTQDPVGGSVSVLNLMEVFTGKTDPSSFGMSTCDYFRALCQQSFPGPLVGGSVGSKELNKWIDERIANCESPEMDYRKGKVLRLLLSLLRIACQHYGKLRYPFGTDTVSRENDTPESAVAKLFASAKSNNVQFSYYGSVSHCVQKTPSEGQLRATASEVQNLLVSGRKKEGLQCAQEGQLWGPALVIASQLGEQFYVDTVKQMALRQLVAGSPLRTLCLLIAGQPAEVFSADTTAEVNLPGAANTSQQPAQFGANKMLDDWEENLAVITANRTKDDELVIIHLGDCLWKDRSEITAAHICYLVAEANFESYSDSARLCLIGADHWKSPRTYANPEAIQRTELYEYSRVLGNSQFILLPFQPYKLIYAHMLAEVGRVSDSLKYCQTILKSLKTGRAPEVETWKQLVLSLEERIKTHQQGGYSVNLVSTKFVGKLLNLFDSTAHRVVGGLPPPAPSTSQGSAHGNGHYQQPMGPRVSSSQSTMAMSSLIPSASMEPISDWTSDGNRKPMHNRSVSEPDFGRTPRQVDSSKQTASPDAQGKSSGGSRFSRFGFGSQLLQKTVGLVLRPRPGKQAKLGETNKFYYDEKLKRWVEEGVEPLAEDTVLPPPPICTPFQNGVSDYNLRSVLKKEGSPTKGSPDLQTSTPPGPTSGTPPIPPSSNQFSSRGRLGIRSRYVDTFNQGGGSPVNSFESPAVPSVKPLVAANAKFFIPTVAPSNEQAMEAIAESVQEDGGATNENPSTFGNNDSFHTPPPSSSSSNTMQRYPSMGNIQSMGVATTSNDSAPPHSRRTASWGGSSNDVLSPPMETGEIKPLGEALGMSPAMFRPSELSRTRTPMNGGSFGDDLHEVEL from the exons ATGGCTTCAAATCATCCTCCATTTCAGGTGGAGGATCTGACGGACGAGGATTTCTTTGATAAATTGGTTGAAGATGATCTGAGGCCCTCCGAATCAGGCCCCGAATATGGCCAGGGAAATGATTCCGATGACGGTAAGGCGTTCGCCAATCTGAGTATTGGTAGCTCTGTAGCTGTATCTGAGGATTCGGACCACGAAACCAAAACTACTGACGAAAATAAGCGGTTCGTAAATCCTAATGTTGGTGATTCTGCAGCTGTATCTGAGGATTCGGCTGCCAAACCCCAAACGAAAGAGGAAAAGGGTGCAGAAGAATCTAATTCATTCGTGTTTGATAGTGTAATTGAGTCGAATAATGCGGTTGATAATGATGCAGTGATCGAGTCGAATAATGGGGCGGAGGCAGTGAGATCCCAGTTGAGGTTGGATTCGACAGTGAGCAAGGGCAACGAGTCGGGAGCTTCAGGGGTTAAGGAGATAGGGTGGGGTTCTTTTTATGCCGATTCTGCGGATAATGGGATCCATGGGTTTGGATCGTACTCAGATTTTTTCAGTGAATTGGGGGATGGTTCGGGGGATTTTCCCATGAAAGTAGACGGAAGTTTGAGTACTGAATCGAAAACTGTACTCAATAATGAAGATCAAACAGCCCATCAAGAGGGTTTGAACCATTTGGTTAGTAACGAGAAATGTCAAGAGGGTCAAGTTTATGGGGGAAGTGAGCAGGATCAAAACAGTACAGAGTATTGGGAAAGTCTCTATCCAGGGTGGAAGTATGACGCTAACATGGGGCAATGGTATCAGGTGGACAGTTTCGATGTGCCTGCAAATGCTCAAGGGAGCGTTGGCACTGATGATTGGACCACTGTTTCTGATGGTAATAAGACTGAGGTTTCTTATTTTCAGCAGACAGCACAGTCTGCTGCCGGAACTGTGACTGAAACCAGCACGACTGGCAGTTTGTCAAACTGGGATCAGGTCTCACAGATGACAAATGGGTACCCGAAACATATGGTTTTCAATCCCGAATACCCAGGTTGGTATTATGACACAATTGCCCAAGAATGGCGCTCATTGGAAGCATATAGCTCCTCTGTACAATCGACTGCTCAGTCCCAGAATGGAAATAGTATGTATGGTCAAGAGTACAGGCAAGATGACAATTATGGGCCACAAGCGGTCGTCGGGAACCAAGGTCAAGACAGCAAGTGGGTTGGGTCCTACAGTAAGTACAATCAGCACGCTTCAAATATGTGGCAAGCTCAAACTGCAGCTAAAAGTGAGgggttttcaggttttagtggAAACCAGAAACAGAGTAATTCGTTTGGTTCTACAGTTAACACGGATCAGTACATGTCTTTAAATTCTTTTGGAGCAGTTCCTTTGTACAACAAAGCAAGTCAAGGTCATGGTTCAGCTAAAGAGACTGTTGGTTTCCAGAGTTTCATCCCGGCTGGGAACTTTAGCCAGCAGTTTAATCAAGGAAATGCAAAGATGAGCGAACAAATACAATTCTCAGATGATTACTATGGCGCTCAGAAACCTTTAAGTTACTCACAGCAACCTGTAAATTATTCACAACCACCTTTCCAGAGTGGCAATCAGTTTTCATATGCTCCCAGCGTAGGAAGATCATCTGCTGGGCGCCCTCCGCATGCCCTAGTAACTTTTGGATTTGGTGGAAAACTCATTTTAATGAAGGACAATAGTAGCCTCAGGAATCCGTCATATGGAACCCAG GATCCTGTAGGAGGCTCAGTTTCTGTCCTGAACTTAATGGAAGTTTTCACGGGAAAGACTGATCCTTCGAGTTTTGGAATGAGTACTTGTGATTATTTTCGTGCTTTGTGCCAACAATCATTCCCAGGTCCCTTGGTTGGAGGGAGTGTTGGAAGCAAAGAGCTGAATAAATGGATTGATGAGAGGATTGCTAACTGTGAATCGCCAGAAATGGACTATAGGAAAGGCAAAGTATTGAGGTTGCTTCTTTCTTTGCTTAGGATAGCTTGTCAACATTACGGAAAACTTCGATATCCTTTTGGTACCGACACTGTATCAAGG gAAAATGATACTCCAGAATCAGCAGTTGCTAAACTTTTTGCATCTGCAAAGAGCAATAATGTGCAATTCAGTTATTATGGCTCTGTTAGCCACTGTGTGCAGAAAACGCCTTCAGAAGGACAATTGCGA GCAACTGCTTCTGAGGTACAAAATCTTCTGGTTTCTGGTAGAAAGAAAGAGGGTTTACAATGTGCACAAGAAGGTCAGTTGTGGGGACCTGCGCTTGTTATTGCTTCACAGCTTGGAGAACAG TTCTATGTTGATACTGTGAAGCAAATGGCACTTCGCCAGCTGGTTGCAGGATCACCTTTGCGGACTTTATGCCTGCTAATTGCAGGGCAACCTGCTGAAGTATTCTCTGCTGACACTACAGCTGAGGTCAATCTTCCAGGCGCTGCTAATACATCTCAACAGCCTGCACAG TTTGGTGCAAATAAAATGCTTGATGACTGGGAGGAGAATTTGGCTGTGATAACTGCAAACAGAACAAAAGATGATGAACTGGTTATTATACATCTTGGAGATTGCTTATGGAAGGATAGGAGTGAG ATTACTGCAGCACACATCTGCTATTTAGTGGCAGAAGCAAATTTTGAGTCATACTCGGATAGTGCAAGGCTATGTCTAATTGGAGCAGATCACTGGAAGTCGCCTCGAACTTATGCTAATCCAGAGGCCATTCAG AGGACTGAACTCTATGAATATTCAAGGGTGCTTGGGAACTCTCAGTTCATCCTTCTACCATTTCAGCCATATAAGCTCATATATGCACACATGCTTGCTGAAGTTGGAAGAGTTTCTGACTCGTTGAA GTACTGTCAAACAATACTTAAGTCTTTGAAAACTGGTAGAGCACCTGAAGTGGAAACGTGGAAGCAACTAGTATTATCTCTTGAGGAGAGGATTAAAACCCATCAGCAG GGGGGATACTCTGTAAATTTAGTTTCTACAAAGTTTGTAGGTAAATTGCTCAACTTGTTTGATAGTACTGCACATCGTGTTGTTGGGGGCCTACCACCACCTGCACCGTCCACGTCCCAAGGAAGTGCTCACGGTAATGGCCATTACCAACAGCCCATGGGCCCTAGAGTTTCTAGTAGTCAATCAACAATGGCCATGTCATCATTAATTCCTTCTGCTTCAATGGAACCCATAAGTGACTGGACATCTGATGGCAACCGAAAGCCAATGCATAATAGAAGTGTTTCAGAGCCAGATTTTGGCAGAACTCCAAGACAG GTTGATTCATCAAAGCAAACGGCCTCACCGGATGCCCAAGGAAAATCCTCAGGGGGTTCTCGCTTTTCTCGTTTTGGTTTCGGGTCACAGCTCTTGCAAAAGACTGTTGGTTTAGTATTAAGACCCCGCCCAGGAAAACAG GCTAAGTTGGGTGAAACAAACAAGTTCTACTATGACGAAAAACTTAAAAGATGGGTTGAGGAAGGTGTTGAACCTCTAGCTGAAGATACCGTGTTGCCTCCTCCCCCGATATGTACACCCTTTCAGAATGGTGTCTCTGATTACAACTTGAGATCTGTTTTGAAGAAAGAAGGGTCTCCCACTAAGGGCAGCCCAGATTTACAAACTTCAACCCCTCCAGGACCAACTTCAGGGACCCCACCTATTCCACCTAGCTCAAATCAATTCTCATCCCGTGGACGGTTGGGTATTCGATCCAG ATATGTCGACACATTCAACCAAGGTGGTGGAAGCCCAGTAAACTCGTTCGAGTCACCTGCTGTTCCATCCGTTAAGCCACTTGTTGCTGCCAACGCAAAGTTTTTTATTCCCACCGTAGCACCATCAAATGAACAGGCAATGGAGGCTATTGCTGAAAGTGTACAAGAAGATGGTGGTGCAACTAATGAAAATCCTTCAACATTCGGTAATAATGATTCATTCCATACTCCTCCGccttcatcgtcatcatcaaaTACCATGCAAAGGTACCCAAGCATGGGTAACATTCAAAGTATGGGAGTTGCCACAACTTCCAATGACTCTGCTCCACCCCACTCACGAAGGACGGCCTCATGGGGTGGAAGCTCCAATGATGTATTAAGCCCTCCTATGGAAACGGGTGAGATAAAACCTCTAGGGGAGGCGTTAGGCATGTCCCCGGCAATGTTTAGGCCGAGTGAGCTTTCCCGGACACGCACCCCAATGAATGGAGGCAGTTTTGGTGATGACCTTCATGAAGTGGAACTTTGA